A stretch of Lathyrus oleraceus cultivar Zhongwan6 chromosome 6, CAAS_Psat_ZW6_1.0, whole genome shotgun sequence DNA encodes these proteins:
- the LOC127097220 gene encoding pentatricopeptide repeat-containing protein At5g52850, chloroplastic: MQILCSKTATHTFSLYGFHETCLRLLSFCNSNSLREGVCIHSPIIKLGLQHDLYLNNNLLSLYAKCFGVHHARHLFDEMPCRDVVSWTTVLSSHTKNKYHFDALELFYMMLSSGQYPNEFTLSSALRSCSALGEFDCGMQIHSSVVKLGLEMNPFLGTSLIEFYTKSCCSSVEGYKLLSLVRNGGDVVSWTTMISSLVETGKWGESFEIYVKMTEAGVYPNEFTFVKLLGAVSSFLGLAYGKMLHAQLIIFGAEMNLVLKTAVVDMYSKCRRMEDVIKVSNLTPEYDVCLWTTIISGFNQNLQVREAVTAFLDMELSGIIPNNFTYSSLLNGSSSILSVHLGEQFHSRVIIIGLEDDLFVGNALVDMYMKCSCSTSNAVKAFRGIASPNVISWTSLIAGFTENGLEEESFQLFAEMQAAGVQPNSFTLSTILGACSKMRSVAPTMMLHGHIIKTKADIDVAVGNALVDAYAGGGMTDEAWSVIDMMERRDPITYTCLSARLNQKGDHGMALKVFIHMCNDGIKMDEFSLASFLSAAAGLGTMEAGKQLHCYSFKSGFQRYNSVSNSLVHLYSKCGSVHDAYRAFEDINAPDAFSWNGLISGLASNGYITHALSAFDEMRLAGVKPDAITLLSLISACSHGGLLDLGLEYFYSMEKVYHITPKLDHFVCLVDLLGRGGRLEEAMGVIETMPFKPDSLICKTLLNACSLHGNVALGEDMARRCLELDPSDPAIYLLLANLYDSAGLSDFGEKTRRLMRERGLKRSPGQCWMEIRSRVHHFSAGEKINDEINEKLKFLTAEFRNRGYQYQENEDKLYHSEQLAVAFGVLNVPAMAPIRIYKNSLICPHCHTFIMLSTKVVGREIILRDRKRFHFFKDGQCSCRGHP, translated from the coding sequence ATGCAAATCCTATGTAGTAAAACTGCTACTCATACCTTTTCTCTATATGGCTTCCATGAAACTTGTTTGCGACTTCTCTCATTCTGCAACTCAAACTCACTCAGAGAAGGAGTATGCATTCATAGCCCCATAATCAAACTGGGTCTTCAACATGACTTGTATTTAAACAACAATTTGTTATCTTTGTATGCAAAATGCTTTGGAGTTCATCACGCACGCCATTTGTTCGATGAAATGCCTTGCAGAGATGTTGTATCATGGACCACTGTTCTGTCTTCTCACACCAAGAATAAATATCATTTTGATGCACTTGAATTGTTTTATATGATGTTAAGTTCAGGTCAGTACCCGAACGAGTTTACATTGTCGAGTGCATTAAGATCATGTTCTGCTTTAGGGGAGTTTGATTGTGGGATGCAAATTCATTCATCTGTTGTGAAGCTTGGGTTAGAGATGAATCCTTTTCTCGGCACTTCTTTGATTGAGTTTTATACGAAAAGTTGTTGTAGTAGTGTTGAAGGGTATAAATTGCTTTCGTTGGTGAGGAATGGTGGTGATGTTGTGTCTTGGACAACGATGATTTCTTCTTTAGTGGAAACTGGTAAATGGGGTGAATCTTTTGAAATCTATGTCAAAATGACTGAAGCAGGTGTTTACCCGAATGAATTCACGTTTGTTAAACTCTTAGGTGCAGTGTCTTCTTTTCTTGGCTTGGCTTATGGGAAAATGTTGCATGCACAGCTAATTATATTTGGGGCTGAAATGAATTTGGTGTTAAAAACAGCTGTTGTTGATATGTATTCAAAATGCAGAAGGATGGAAGATGTTATTAAGGTCTCCAATTTGACACCTGAATATGATGTGTGCTTATGGACCACCATTATCTCTGGATTTAATCAAAATTTGCAGGTTAGAGAGGCTGTCACGGCATTTCTCGATATGGAGTTATCTGGCATCATACCAAATAATTTTACGTATTCTAGTTTATTAAATGGTAGCTCCTCGATTTTATCAGTGCACCTAGGGGAACAATTCCATTCGCGGGTTATAATTATTGGACTTGAGGATGATCTTTTTGTAGGAAATGCACTGGTTGATATGTACATGAAATGCTCCTGCAGCACTTCAAATGCTGTGAAAGCTTTTAGAGGGATAGCATCACCGAATGTCATCTCTTGGACTTCTTTGATTGCCGGTTTTACAGAAAATGGATTAGAAGAAGAATCTTTCCAGTTGTTTGCTGAGATGCAAGCAGCAGGAGTACAACCAAATTCATTTACACTGTCTACCATTCTTGGAGCTTGCAGCAAAATGAGGTCTGTTGCTCCAACTATGATGCTCCATGGACATATAATAAAAACAAAAGCAGATATAGATGTAGCTGTTGGGAATGCTCTTGTAGATGCTTATGCTGGAGGGGGGATGACGGATGAGGCATGGTCTGTAATTGATATGATGGAACGTAGAGATCCCATCACATACACATGTTTATCTGCAAGACTAAACCAGAAGGGGGATCATGGAATGGCATTAAAAGTTTTCATTCACATGTGCAATGATGGGATTAAGATGGATGAATTCAGTTTGGCAAGTTTTTTATCAGCTGCAGCTGGTTTAGGCACAATGGAAGCTGGAAAACAGTTGCATTGTTATTCATTCAAATCAGGGTTCCAGAGATATAACTCAGTTTCAAACAGCTTAGTTCACTTGTACAGCAAATGTGGTAGTGTGCATGATGCATATAGAGCTTTCGAAGATATAAATGCGCCAGATGCATTTTCATGGAATGGTTTGATATCTGGGTTGGCATCAAATGGATATATAACCCATGCTCTTTCTGCTTTTGATGAGATGAGGTTAGCAGGAGTTAAACCTGATGCTATTACACTCTTATCACTGATTTCTGCTTGCAGCCATGGTGGTTTATTAGACCTAGGTCTTGAGTATTTCTATTCTATGGAAAAAGTATACCATATAACACCAAAACTGGATCACTTTGTGTGTTTAGTTGATCTCCTAGGTAGAGGTGGCCGCCTAGAGGAAGCTATGGGGGTTATTGAAACAATGCCGTTCAAGCCAGACTCTTTGATTTGTAAAACTTTATTAAATGCTTGCAGTTTACATGGAAATGTTGCTCTAGGAGAAGATATGGCAAGGAGATGTCTTGAGCTTGATCCATCTGATCCTGCAATATATTTGCTTCTTGCAAACTTATACGACAGTGCTGGACTCTCTGATTTTGGAGAGAAGACACGTCGGTTGATGAGAGAAAGAGGTTTAAAGAGAAGTCCCGGGCAGTGCTGGATGGAGATAAGAAGCAGAGTTCATCACTTCTCGGCAGGAGAGAAGATTAATGATGAGATTAATGAAAAGCTGAAGTTTCTTACAGCTGAATTTAGGAATAGAGGGTATCAATACCAAGAGAATGAAGATAAGTTATACCACTCAGAGCAATTGGCAGTTGCATTTGGTGTTCTTAATGTACCAGCTATGGCTCCAATACGCATATACAAGAATTCACTGATCTGCCCTCACTGTCATACTTTTATAATGCTTTCAACCAAAGTGGTTGGTAGGGAGATAATTTTGAGGGATAGGAAACGATTCCATTTCTTTAAGGATGGCCAGTGTTCTTGCAGAGGTCATCCCTGA